From Phalacrocorax carbo chromosome 6, bPhaCar2.1, whole genome shotgun sequence, a single genomic window includes:
- the TMEM275 gene encoding transmembrane protein 275: protein MFSEKGSASLSQKPIQKKTRPQGLPSPALCCACGLCIMLAGINITLVGAFAFGTFLPVNNPPIIIGPILLVVAFTFFGACCICSRRPPAHGARKSKPGSNIGLIKPGNTAFEIETSEHTVQDTTAVQLSPTNSPISSKKSTPVHENAKTCKLFTMEGNGPGAKYTTGGEAIQLNLPRDLAAS from the coding sequence ATGTTCAGTGAAAAAGGCAGTGCCTCTTTGTCCCAGAAGCCCATCCAGAAAAAGACACGACCTCAgggcctcccctcccctgctctctgctgcGCTTGTGGACTTTGCATCATGCTAGCAGGGATCAACATCACTTTAGTGGGAGCATTTGCCTTTGGGACCTTCCTCCCCGTCAACAACCCTCCCATCATCATTGGACCCATCTTGCTGGTGGTGGCCTTCACATTCTTTGGTGCCTGCTGCATCTGCAGCCGGAGGCCCCCAGCTCACGGGGCCAGGAAATCCAAACCAGGTTCCAACATTGGGCTCATTAAGCCTGGCAACACAGCCTTTGAGATTGAAACTAGTGAGCACACGGTGCAAGATACCACTGCTGTTCAGCTGAGCCCCACAAATTCCCCCATCTCCTCGAAAAAATCCACACCGGTTCATGAGAACGCGAAGACGTGCAAGCTCTTCACCATGGAAGGCAATGGGCCGGGTGCCAAGTACACCACAGGAGGAGAGGCAATACAGCTCAATCTGCCCAGGGACCTGGCCGCATCCTAA